In Neofelis nebulosa isolate mNeoNeb1 chromosome 7, mNeoNeb1.pri, whole genome shotgun sequence, the following proteins share a genomic window:
- the LOC131518244 gene encoding large ribosomal subunit protein uL15-like, with protein sequence MPSRLRKTRKLRGHVSHGHGRIGKHRKHPGGRGNAGGMHHHRINFDKYHPGYFGKVGMRHYHLKRNQSFCPTVNLDKLWTLVSEQTRVNAAKNKTGAAPITDAVRSGYYKVLGKGKLPKQPVIVKAKFFSRRAEEKIKGVGGACVLVA encoded by the coding sequence ATGCCATCCAGACTGAGAAAGACCCGGAAACTTCGGGGCCACGTGAGCCATGGCCACGGCCGCATTGGCAAGCACCGGAAGCACCCAGGAGGCCGGGGTAATGCTGGTGGCATGCATCACCACAGGATCAACTTTGACAAATATCATCCAGGTTACTTTGGAAAAGTTGGTATGAGGCATTACCACTTAAAAAGGAACCAGAGCTTCTGCCCAACTGTTAACCTTGATAAACTGTGGACCTTGGTCAGTGAGCAGACACGGGTAAATGCTGCCAAAAACAAGACTGGAGCTGCTCCTATCACTGATGCGGTGCGATCGGGCTACTACAAAGTATTGGGAAAGGGAAAGCTCCCCAAACAGCCTGTCATCGTGAAGGCCAAATTCTTCAGTAGAAGAGCTGAGGAGAAGATTAAGGGTGTGGGGGGAGCCTGTGTCCTGGTAGCCTGA